Proteins co-encoded in one Bradyrhizobium sp. 170 genomic window:
- a CDS encoding EAL domain-containing protein gives MLNNSSQDVIAESQPQFGAGKPWRIRLGAIQWLILSAAVLVIAIMLGTGYFAMQYRERALEVAERELNNHALLLSRHFDQQLLDLQHVQQDVVAGLRADGVHTAGDFESKMSTLSAHEMLRTKLSVLPHVGALNLWSARGWLINSSEMWPVADKTITDRRYFQEFMSGKPTPDVIVEPVVSRVTKVWTTVFARKITGRQGEIIGFAVRGVEPSHFEDFVASLALGSDTAISMIHRDGTIIARYPKDDKLIGHNVANTDAFQQALALDGNVSGRFTSARLSEDKVGAVKSLMHFPILIVATTRTETALADWRAQARLQFFAAALAIVVVIGMVFLIVRQLRQQHAAAQRKLSEKSQHLDTAINNMTQGLLLFDSSGRLVICNRRYIDMFGLSTDVVKPGCHLRDLIQHRQERGSFVGDVDAYCARFLDPNSSLVQDTVTSTPDGRTIRLIFKRSPDGGWATTLEDVTEGRRDQARIEHLAHYDALTNLPNRSLFQRHAEGLLLETEGREFAILYIDVDEFKRINDTLGHLIGDEFLKGVAERLRQSVGPEDFIARLGGDEFAILQHGIESGEDVHALVARIYQALRTPFDCDGHQLACDASIGIAVAPRDGSDLFDLLKNADLAMYAAKAAGRRTYRFFDPAMEQQANHRRELEADLRAALAEGSFELHYQPQVDLRSDRVTGCEALLRWRHPVRGMVSPADFVPVAEETGLIEEIGQWVLRTACAEAANWPADVRIAVNVSPIQFRSDTLSLKVASVLSETGLDPRRLELEITEAVLIADDDAALATLNQLRALGVHIALDDFGTGYSSLQYLQRFPFDKIKIDRSFVKEVTRNSSSASIIRAVVSIAADRNMVTTAEGVETLQQRETVQNLGCTQMQGYLFSAARPAREVRALLASGGAGVEDAA, from the coding sequence ATGCTGAATAATTCATCGCAAGACGTCATCGCGGAGAGCCAGCCGCAGTTCGGTGCGGGCAAGCCGTGGCGGATCAGGCTGGGTGCGATCCAGTGGCTGATCCTGAGTGCGGCGGTGCTCGTGATCGCGATCATGCTCGGCACCGGCTATTTCGCCATGCAATATCGCGAGCGGGCGCTGGAAGTTGCCGAACGCGAACTCAACAACCACGCGCTGCTGCTGTCGCGGCATTTCGACCAGCAACTCCTGGACCTCCAGCATGTCCAGCAAGACGTCGTGGCCGGACTGCGGGCGGATGGGGTCCACACCGCCGGCGACTTCGAAAGCAAGATGTCGACCTTGAGCGCGCACGAGATGCTGCGCACGAAGCTCTCGGTGCTGCCGCATGTGGGTGCCTTAAATCTCTGGAGCGCCAGGGGCTGGCTGATCAATTCGTCCGAGATGTGGCCGGTGGCGGACAAGACCATCACGGACCGGCGCTACTTCCAGGAGTTCATGTCAGGCAAGCCGACGCCTGACGTGATCGTCGAGCCGGTCGTGAGCAGGGTGACCAAGGTCTGGACGACGGTCTTTGCGCGAAAGATCACCGGCCGCCAGGGCGAGATCATCGGCTTCGCCGTCCGCGGCGTCGAACCTTCGCACTTCGAGGACTTTGTCGCATCGCTGGCGCTGGGCAGCGACACCGCGATTTCGATGATTCACCGCGACGGCACCATCATCGCCCGCTATCCCAAGGACGACAAGCTGATCGGCCACAACGTTGCCAACACGGACGCGTTTCAGCAAGCGCTGGCGCTGGACGGCAATGTTTCGGGACGCTTCACCAGCGCGCGGTTGTCCGAAGACAAGGTCGGCGCGGTCAAGTCGCTGATGCATTTTCCGATCCTGATCGTCGCGACCACCAGAACGGAGACTGCGCTCGCCGACTGGCGAGCGCAGGCCAGGTTGCAATTTTTTGCGGCGGCGCTGGCGATCGTCGTCGTGATCGGCATGGTCTTCCTGATCGTGCGCCAGCTACGCCAGCAGCATGCCGCCGCGCAGCGCAAGCTCTCGGAGAAGAGCCAGCATCTCGACACCGCCATCAACAACATGACGCAGGGCCTGCTGCTGTTCGATTCCTCAGGGCGCCTCGTGATCTGCAACCGCCGATACATCGACATGTTCGGCCTCTCGACCGACGTGGTCAAACCCGGCTGTCATCTGCGCGACCTGATCCAGCACCGTCAGGAGCGCGGCTCCTTTGTCGGCGACGTCGACGCCTATTGCGCCCGGTTTCTCGATCCCAACAGCAGCCTGGTGCAGGACACCGTGACCTCGACGCCGGACGGGCGCACGATCCGGCTGATCTTCAAGCGCTCGCCGGACGGTGGCTGGGCCACGACATTGGAAGACGTCACCGAAGGGCGGCGCGACCAGGCCAGGATCGAACATCTCGCCCATTACGACGCGCTGACCAATCTGCCGAACCGCTCGCTGTTCCAGCGCCATGCGGAAGGGTTGCTGCTGGAAACCGAGGGGCGCGAATTCGCGATCCTCTATATCGACGTCGACGAGTTCAAGCGCATCAACGATACGCTGGGACATCTGATCGGCGACGAGTTCCTGAAGGGCGTGGCGGAACGGCTGCGCCAGTCGGTGGGACCTGAAGATTTCATCGCCCGCCTCGGCGGAGACGAATTCGCCATCCTGCAGCACGGCATCGAGAGCGGTGAGGACGTGCACGCACTGGTCGCGCGGATCTATCAGGCGCTACGGACGCCGTTCGATTGCGATGGCCACCAGCTTGCCTGCGATGCCAGCATCGGCATCGCGGTCGCCCCGCGCGACGGCTCTGACCTGTTCGATCTCCTGAAGAACGCCGATCTCGCGATGTATGCGGCGAAGGCGGCCGGCCGCAGAACCTATCGCTTCTTCGATCCCGCTATGGAGCAGCAGGCCAATCATCGCCGCGAGCTGGAGGCGGACTTGCGCGCGGCGCTGGCCGAGGGCAGCTTCGAGCTGCACTATCAGCCGCAGGTCGATCTGCGCAGCGATCGTGTCACCGGCTGCGAGGCGCTGTTGCGCTGGCGGCATCCGGTGCGCGGCATGGTCTCTCCGGCCGACTTCGTGCCGGTCGCGGAGGAAACCGGCCTGATCGAGGAGATCGGGCAGTGGGTGTTGCGCACCGCCTGCGCGGAAGCGGCGAACTGGCCGGCCGATGTACGCATTGCCGTCAACGTCTCGCCGATCCAGTTCCGGTCGGACACGCTGTCGCTGAAGGTCGCTTCGGTTCTTTCAGAGACCGGGCTCGACCCGCGCCGGCTGGAGCTGGAGATCACGGAAGCCGTCCTGATCGCGGACGACGACGCGGCGCTCGCGACGCTGAACCAGCTCCGCGCGCTCGGGGTTCACATCGCGCTCGACGATTTCGGCACCGGTTATTCCTCGCTGCAATATCTGCAGCGTTTCCCGTTCGACAAGATCAAGATCGACCGTTCCTTCGTCAAGGAAGTGACGCGCAATTCCTCGTCGGCCTCGATCATCCGCGCGGTGGTGAGCATCGCCGCCGACCGCAACATGGTCACGACCGCAGAAGGCGTCGAGACCCTGCAGCAGCGCGAGACCGTGCAGAATCTCGGATGCACCCAGATGCAGGGTTATCTGTTCAGCGCGGCGCGTCCGGCGCGGGAGGTCCGCGCGCTGCTGGCATCGGGCGGGGCAGGCGTCGAGGACGCCGCGTAG
- a CDS encoding phosphatase PAP2 family protein — protein sequence MMALFRIRPTQADIEIAERISDHTNPEVEQIAKVLTWGADEHVVCALAAGWWLYCRHRSARHRTDSNHILLTTVAVTLLPHLLKSIFDQKRPDRLMLRGHLRGVPFSGKPLDAFPSGHAIHVGALASAATKLPPAQRNLAWSIGAGLVLTRIVLLAHWTSDVIAGLAIGAAVERLLRRWTGFGLSRRE from the coding sequence ATGATGGCGCTGTTTCGGATAAGGCCAACCCAGGCCGACATCGAAATCGCGGAACGGATTTCGGACCACACCAATCCGGAGGTCGAACAGATTGCCAAGGTTCTTACCTGGGGCGCCGACGAGCATGTCGTTTGCGCGCTCGCCGCAGGCTGGTGGCTCTACTGCAGACATCGAAGCGCGCGCCATCGTACCGACAGCAACCATATCCTGCTGACGACGGTCGCCGTTACGCTTCTGCCGCATCTGTTGAAGTCGATCTTCGACCAGAAGCGCCCTGACCGTCTGATGCTCCGCGGGCACCTTCGCGGCGTGCCGTTCTCGGGAAAACCTCTCGACGCCTTTCCATCCGGCCATGCCATCCATGTCGGCGCGCTGGCATCGGCCGCTACAAAGTTACCGCCCGCGCAACGCAACCTGGCCTGGTCGATCGGCGCGGGCCTCGTCCTGACGCGGATCGTTCTCCTTGCGCACTGGACCAGCGATGTCATCGCCGGCCTTGCGATCGGCGCTGCGGTCGAACGGCTGCTCCGGCGCTGGACGGGTTTCGGATTGTCGCGCCGGGAATAG
- a CDS encoding DUF892 family protein — translation MAEKDLNELFLDTLKDIYYAEKQILKALPKMAKAANSDKLRAAFEKHHGETEGQVERLEQIFELLGKAARGKKCDAIEGILDEGKEIMEEYADTPALDAGLLAAAQAVEHYEISRYGTLKAWAAKLNNPQAVKLIDQTLAEEKKTDEALTKIAETAVNYEAAA, via the coding sequence ATGGCTGAGAAAGACCTCAACGAACTATTTCTCGATACGCTCAAGGACATCTATTACGCCGAAAAGCAGATCCTGAAGGCGCTGCCGAAAATGGCGAAGGCGGCGAATTCGGACAAGCTGCGGGCCGCGTTCGAAAAGCACCATGGCGAGACCGAGGGACAGGTCGAGCGCCTGGAACAGATATTCGAGCTGCTCGGCAAGGCCGCGCGCGGCAAGAAGTGCGATGCCATCGAGGGCATTCTCGATGAAGGCAAGGAGATCATGGAGGAGTATGCCGATACGCCTGCGCTCGACGCCGGCCTGCTGGCCGCGGCTCAAGCGGTCGAGCATTACGAGATTTCGCGTTACGGCACGCTGAAGGCCTGGGCAGCCAAGCTCAATAATCCGCAAGCCGTGAAGCTGATCGACCAGACCCTGGCCGAAGAGAAGAAGACCGACGAAGCCCTGACCAAGATCGCGGAGACCGCGGTCAACTACGAGGCCGCGGCGTAA
- a CDS encoding PPC domain-containing DNA-binding protein translates to MKSKRIGADEQPQVHVIILDTGEEAFAALTRFANESAISAASLTAIGAFERATVGWFDIASKSYRKIEVNEQCEVLSAIGDIAVGDDGKPSLHVHIVLGLADGSTRGGHLLAGTVRPTLEVILTEVPATLRRKKRAELGIALIDLETARG, encoded by the coding sequence ATGAAGAGCAAGCGCATCGGCGCCGACGAGCAGCCGCAGGTTCACGTCATCATTCTTGACACGGGTGAGGAGGCGTTTGCAGCGCTCACCCGTTTCGCCAATGAATCAGCGATTTCCGCGGCCTCGCTGACGGCGATCGGCGCATTCGAACGGGCCACGGTCGGCTGGTTCGATATCGCCTCGAAGAGCTACCGCAAGATCGAGGTCAACGAGCAATGCGAGGTGCTCAGTGCGATCGGGGACATAGCGGTCGGCGATGACGGCAAGCCCAGCCTCCATGTCCACATCGTGCTGGGGCTGGCCGACGGCTCCACCCGCGGCGGCCACCTGCTGGCAGGCACGGTGAGGCCGACGCTCGAGGTGATCCTGACCGAAGTCCCGGCAACGCTTCGACGAAAGAAGCGGGCGGAGCTCGGGATTGCGCTGATCGATCTTGAGACCGCACGCGGCTGA
- a CDS encoding DUF6328 family protein: MDVESRLKTALDESRLLILGAQVLFGFQFEAVFQERFPDVSDTARHMHGAGLVLMLISISLLIAPSLFHQIIFAGDSRPGAIATATRLAGISLLPLTIGLGISAFVALEHVFGRSFAIAAGSSFTAIGLALLYGLGFALRRDRKNQMQETSSKTSLKSKIEQMLTEARVIIPGGQALLGFQLIATLTKAFNELPDLFKYIHCAALCAVALAVILLMTPAALHRLGFQGEDDPEFFDIGSRLVIAASIPLAIGISGDVAVVFFKTTGDTVIAFSAGSIALLALLAFWLAYPLWYRVRHAA; this comes from the coding sequence ATGGATGTCGAAAGCCGCCTGAAGACCGCCCTCGATGAATCAAGGCTCCTGATCCTCGGAGCCCAGGTGCTGTTCGGATTCCAGTTCGAGGCTGTTTTTCAGGAACGCTTTCCCGATGTCTCCGACACCGCCCGGCATATGCATGGTGCGGGGCTCGTACTGATGCTGATCAGCATCAGTCTGCTGATAGCCCCCTCGCTGTTTCACCAGATCATTTTCGCCGGAGACAGCCGGCCAGGGGCGATCGCAACGGCGACGAGGCTGGCAGGCATCAGCCTGCTGCCCCTGACCATCGGATTGGGCATCTCGGCCTTCGTGGCCCTCGAACACGTTTTCGGCCGCAGCTTTGCTATCGCTGCCGGCTCGTCATTTACCGCCATCGGACTAGCGCTGCTGTATGGGCTCGGCTTCGCGCTGAGACGGGATCGGAAGAACCAGATGCAGGAAACGTCAAGCAAGACCTCACTGAAATCCAAGATCGAGCAAATGCTGACGGAGGCCCGGGTTATCATCCCGGGCGGCCAGGCGCTTCTCGGATTTCAACTGATCGCCACGTTGACGAAGGCGTTCAACGAGCTGCCCGATCTGTTCAAATATATTCATTGTGCCGCGCTATGTGCGGTGGCACTGGCCGTCATCCTTCTGATGACGCCGGCCGCGCTTCACCGCCTTGGCTTTCAGGGCGAAGACGATCCGGAATTTTTCGACATCGGCTCTCGCCTTGTGATCGCGGCCTCGATACCCTTGGCCATTGGTATCTCCGGCGACGTCGCGGTGGTGTTTTTCAAGACGACCGGAGACACGGTCATTGCCTTTAGCGCTGGTTCGATCGCGCTGCTCGCGTTGCTCGCATTCTGGCTGGCCTATCCACTCTGGTACCGCGTTCGCCATGCGGCGTGA
- a CDS encoding alkaline phosphatase family protein, whose amino-acid sequence MRRTIVLLFAGLIALAASSASAQNANPRNLILFVPDGLRGRIVTPQTAPAMAEVRDKGVNFKNSHSLFPTFTMANGSAMASGHYLGDTGTFSNTIYTGRPIAHSNNTVTPFLEVNPVLLEVDEHFGGDYMNEETLLKMAREKGYSTAAIGKHGPTFIFDHTDKVGTAGLHSIIIDDATGGKNGVALSDEMKEALTKANLPLATPPRGENSKAGDAKTPGTTSANVAQQAYIADVASKVVLPMFKARNKPFVLVFWSRDPDGSQHNTGDSLNTITPGINGPTSMAGIKNADDNLAQLRKALDELGLAANTNIIVSSDHGFSTISKESKTSPAAKISFEGTPKDFLPMGFVAIDLAKALNLPLFDPNDKNARVADNAHPRAGNGLIGKDPAKPDVVVATNGGSDLIYIPSKERKLADRTIKALLEQDYVSGLFVDDELGNFPGTLPMSQLGLKGKAVVPHPSIVVNFRSWSSGCDEPTNCSVQIADTVLRQGQGMHGSFSRGDTMNFMAAIGPDFKSGYVDPLPVSNADVGATAAKLLGLTQKAKGKLIGRVMTEAMPNGATPKAYAGTVASKPSANGLRTVLNFQRVGSQRYFDAAGFPGRTLGLEAEGGKQKTAGK is encoded by the coding sequence ATGCGCCGCACAATCGTATTGCTGTTCGCCGGTCTGATCGCACTAGCCGCAAGCTCAGCGTCTGCCCAAAACGCCAACCCGCGCAACCTGATCCTGTTCGTGCCGGACGGCCTGCGCGGGCGCATCGTGACGCCGCAGACCGCGCCCGCGATGGCCGAGGTGCGCGACAAGGGCGTCAATTTCAAGAACTCGCATTCGCTGTTTCCGACCTTCACCATGGCGAACGGCTCGGCGATGGCCAGCGGCCATTACCTCGGCGATACCGGCACCTTCAGCAACACGATCTACACCGGCCGCCCCATCGCCCACTCCAACAACACCGTGACGCCGTTCCTCGAAGTCAATCCCGTTCTTCTCGAGGTCGACGAGCATTTCGGCGGCGACTACATGAACGAAGAGACGCTTTTGAAGATGGCGCGCGAGAAGGGTTACAGCACCGCCGCCATCGGCAAGCACGGCCCCACCTTCATCTTTGACCATACCGACAAGGTCGGCACGGCCGGGCTGCATTCGATCATCATCGACGACGCCACCGGCGGCAAGAACGGCGTTGCGCTGTCGGATGAAATGAAGGAGGCGCTGACCAAGGCCAACCTGCCGCTGGCGACGCCCCCGCGCGGCGAGAACAGCAAGGCCGGCGACGCCAAGACGCCGGGCACGACGAGCGCCAATGTCGCCCAGCAAGCCTACATTGCCGACGTCGCCTCCAAGGTCGTGCTGCCGATGTTCAAGGCGCGCAACAAGCCGTTCGTACTGGTGTTCTGGTCGCGCGATCCCGACGGCAGCCAGCACAATACCGGCGACAGCCTCAACACCATCACGCCCGGCATCAACGGACCGACCTCGATGGCCGGCATCAAGAACGCGGACGACAATCTTGCCCAGCTTCGCAAGGCGCTGGACGAGCTGGGGCTTGCCGCAAACACCAATATCATCGTCTCCTCCGACCACGGTTTCTCGACGATCTCGAAGGAGAGCAAGACCAGCCCGGCGGCGAAGATCTCCTTCGAAGGCACGCCGAAGGATTTCCTGCCGATGGGCTTCGTTGCCATCGATCTGGCGAAGGCGCTGAACCTGCCGCTGTTCGACCCCAACGACAAGAATGCGCGCGTCGCCGACAACGCCCATCCGCGGGCCGGCAACGGCTTGATCGGAAAGGATCCCGCAAAGCCGGATGTGGTGGTTGCGACCAATGGCGGATCGGACCTGATCTATATTCCCAGCAAGGAACGCAAGCTCGCGGACCGCACCATCAAGGCGCTGCTGGAACAGGATTACGTCAGCGGCCTCTTTGTCGATGACGAGTTGGGGAATTTTCCGGGCACGTTGCCGATGTCGCAGCTCGGCCTCAAGGGCAAGGCGGTCGTGCCGCACCCGTCGATCGTGGTCAACTTCCGCTCATGGTCGTCGGGTTGCGACGAGCCGACCAACTGCTCGGTGCAGATTGCCGACACCGTGCTGCGGCAAGGCCAGGGCATGCATGGCAGCTTCAGCCGCGGGGATACCATGAACTTCATGGCGGCGATCGGACCCGACTTCAAATCGGGCTATGTCGATCCCCTCCCCGTCAGCAATGCCGACGTCGGCGCCACCGCGGCCAAGCTCCTGGGGCTCACGCAAAAAGCCAAGGGCAAGTTGATCGGCCGCGTCATGACCGAAGCCATGCCCAACGGCGCCACGCCGAAAGCCTATGCCGGCACCGTGGCGTCAAAACCGTCAGCGAACGGGCTGCGCACCGTGCTCAACTTCCAGCGCGTCGGCTCGCAACGTTATTTCGATGCTGCGGGCTTCCCCGGCCGCACGCTCGGGCTGGAAGCGGAAGGTGGCAAACAGAAAACGGCGGGGAAGTAA
- a CDS encoding AraC family transcriptional regulator, with protein sequence MGRLITVEELPQYAGGDLKLDSVATGMPEFRMRVFRYAPSDISVPPSENFLIVNYREGATSMNRRVTGKWKQDHVGRGVTTLLTRAEPSNWVWRHDIEVSHFYVSPALMMKTASEAFDRDAERVELHDLVRAEDPVLAWISEQMIQEVAAGGPGGRLCYDALALQASVHILRKYASVQFKLPRSQGRFRPAHARLIEDYIEHNIFRNITLEELANICNCTPVQFARKFQSHYATRPHAYVLKRKVERACQHLRKDRLALKEIALLSGFSDQSHLNRVFRRYMNITPAEYRKHNCVSGKG encoded by the coding sequence ATGGGCCGGTTGATCACCGTGGAGGAGCTCCCGCAATATGCCGGTGGCGACCTCAAGCTGGATAGCGTGGCGACGGGAATGCCGGAGTTTCGAATGCGGGTGTTCCGCTACGCCCCATCCGACATCTCGGTGCCCCCGTCGGAGAATTTCCTGATCGTCAATTATCGGGAAGGCGCGACATCCATGAACCGCCGCGTAACCGGCAAATGGAAGCAAGATCACGTTGGCCGCGGCGTGACGACATTGCTAACGCGCGCGGAGCCTTCGAACTGGGTCTGGCGACACGATATCGAAGTGTCGCATTTCTATGTCTCGCCCGCGCTCATGATGAAGACGGCAAGCGAGGCTTTCGACCGCGACGCGGAGCGGGTTGAACTCCATGACTTGGTGCGCGCGGAAGATCCGGTACTGGCCTGGATCAGCGAGCAAATGATTCAGGAGGTGGCCGCTGGAGGTCCGGGTGGGCGGCTCTGTTATGATGCGCTGGCGCTTCAGGCCAGCGTGCACATCCTGCGAAAATACGCCTCCGTCCAGTTCAAGTTGCCGCGCTCGCAGGGACGTTTCAGGCCGGCCCATGCACGGCTGATCGAGGACTACATCGAACACAACATCTTCCGGAACATCACGCTCGAGGAATTGGCCAATATATGCAACTGCACGCCGGTTCAGTTTGCGCGCAAATTCCAATCGCATTACGCAACCCGGCCGCATGCCTACGTCTTGAAACGCAAGGTGGAACGTGCGTGCCAGCATCTGCGCAAAGATCGCCTGGCACTCAAGGAAATCGCTCTCTTAAGCGGCTTTTCCGATCAAAGCCATCTCAACCGGGTCTTTCGCCGGTACATGAACATCACGCCGGCCGAATATCGCAAGCACAACTGCGTCAGCGGCAAGGGATAG
- a CDS encoding NAD(P)/FAD-dependent oxidoreductase gives MTQAATANGRGNGAQKTASFDAVVVGAGVAGLYQLYRLREQGLNVRVIDAASGVGGTWYWNRYPGARFDSEAYIYQYLFSEQLYKGWSWSEKFPGQPEIERWLNYVADRLDLRKDIQFNTTVERAHFDEAAKRWTVLTDKGDTIHAQFLVTCCGMLSAPLTSRFPGQETFRGQLFHTARWPKEGVDLAGKRVGVVGNGATGIQVIQTIAADAGHLKVFIRTPQYIIPMKNPKYTAADVDAYKAKFQFFTKQLPSTFTGFEYDFEYAWADLTPDRRREVLEDCWNDGSLKLWLASFGEMFFDEAVNREISEFVREKMRERLQDPKLCELLIPAATDYGFGTHRVPLEQNFLETFHRPNVEIVSVKSNPIERVTPDGVQTADGTVHRLDVIILATGFDAGTGALTRIDIRGRDGRALKDDWSADIRTTMGLQIHGYPNLFTTAVPLAPSAALCNMTTCLQKQVEWIDNCIKYMRSRNLEVIEPTKDAEDQWVAHHDETANATLIARTNSWYLGSNVEGKPRRVLSYTGGVGTYHGKCDEVAASGYRGFAMQ, from the coding sequence ATGACCCAAGCAGCAACAGCGAACGGGAGAGGCAACGGGGCGCAGAAGACGGCGAGCTTCGATGCCGTGGTCGTCGGAGCCGGTGTCGCCGGGCTTTATCAATTGTATCGCCTGCGCGAGCAGGGATTGAACGTGCGAGTGATCGACGCCGCATCCGGCGTCGGTGGCACGTGGTATTGGAATCGCTACCCTGGCGCGCGTTTCGATTCCGAAGCCTATATCTATCAGTACCTCTTCTCCGAACAGCTCTACAAAGGATGGAGCTGGAGCGAGAAATTCCCCGGCCAGCCCGAAATCGAGCGCTGGCTGAATTACGTCGCCGACCGGCTCGACCTTCGCAAGGATATTCAGTTCAATACGACCGTCGAGCGCGCGCATTTCGACGAGGCGGCGAAGCGTTGGACGGTCTTGACCGACAAGGGCGATACGATCCACGCCCAGTTCCTGGTCACCTGCTGCGGCATGCTCTCCGCACCGCTGACATCGAGGTTTCCGGGACAAGAGACGTTCAGGGGTCAGCTATTCCATACGGCGCGCTGGCCAAAGGAAGGCGTCGACCTTGCCGGCAAGCGCGTCGGCGTGGTGGGCAACGGGGCGACCGGCATTCAGGTCATCCAGACGATCGCCGCCGACGCGGGTCATCTCAAGGTCTTCATCCGCACGCCGCAATACATCATCCCGATGAAAAATCCAAAATACACTGCCGCTGATGTCGATGCCTACAAGGCGAAGTTTCAGTTCTTCACCAAGCAGCTGCCGAGCACGTTCACGGGCTTCGAGTATGATTTCGAATATGCCTGGGCCGATCTCACGCCCGATCGGCGCCGCGAGGTGCTGGAAGACTGCTGGAACGACGGTTCGCTGAAGCTATGGCTCGCCTCCTTCGGCGAGATGTTTTTCGACGAGGCGGTCAACCGGGAAATATCTGAATTCGTGCGCGAGAAGATGCGCGAGCGGCTCCAGGATCCGAAGCTGTGCGAACTGCTGATTCCGGCCGCGACCGACTACGGCTTCGGGACGCACCGCGTGCCGCTGGAACAGAACTTCCTGGAAACGTTCCATCGTCCCAATGTCGAAATCGTCAGCGTCAAGAGCAATCCGATCGAGCGCGTGACCCCTGATGGGGTGCAGACGGCGGACGGGACGGTCCACCGGCTCGATGTCATCATTCTGGCAACCGGGTTCGACGCCGGAACAGGTGCGCTGACGCGCATCGACATTCGCGGCCGCGACGGAAGGGCATTGAAGGACGATTGGAGCGCGGATATCCGCACCACCATGGGCCTGCAGATTCATGGCTATCCGAACCTGTTCACGACAGCTGTGCCGCTCGCTCCGTCGGCCGCCCTGTGCAACATGACAACCTGCCTCCAGAAGCAGGTCGAGTGGATCGACAACTGCATCAAGTACATGCGCAGCAGGAATCTGGAAGTCATCGAGCCGACAAAGGATGCGGAAGACCAATGGGTGGCGCATCACGACGAGACCGCCAATGCGACACTCATCGCCAGGACTAACTCCTGGTATCTCGGCTCGAATGTCGAAGGCAAGCCGCGCCGGGTGCTGTCCTACACCGGCGGTGTAGGCACCTATCACGGCAAATGCGACGAGGTCGCCGCAAGCGGCTACCGCGGCTTCGCCATGCAGTGA
- a CDS encoding serine hydrolase domain-containing protein has protein sequence MSTGFNASANAVLDGFVASNPRVPGVVAMVTDRHRNIYEGAAGKRRLDQAAEMTTDSAFAIFSTTKAITGTAILQLVEQGKLDLDAPAKVYAPDIGKLQVIEGFDAKGEPKLRPPKRDVTTRMLMVHTAGFGYDFFSHTYNRLAQEKGQPSVITSSKASLMTPLLFDPGDKWEYGTNIDWCGQIVEAITGKRLGEVFKTRIFDPLGMNDTSFDLTDAMRSKLAGVHARGPDGSLTPMDFELPANPEVHMGGHGLYATVGDYMRFIRMWLNDGVGDNGRVLKPETVRMAAQNHLGDTKVTALPGVIPSLSNDAEFFPGQSKSWALTFMINDEQAPTGRPAGALGWAGLANLFYWIDRANGFGGFWATQILPFGDPASFVGYMNFETAFYDSLKLRKAG, from the coding sequence ATGAGTACCGGTTTCAATGCGTCGGCAAACGCCGTTCTCGATGGGTTCGTTGCGTCAAACCCGCGCGTCCCCGGCGTGGTCGCGATGGTCACAGACCGTCATCGCAATATCTACGAAGGCGCGGCCGGCAAGCGTCGTCTCGATCAGGCCGCCGAAATGACGACGGACAGCGCTTTCGCCATCTTCTCGACGACCAAAGCGATCACCGGCACGGCGATCCTGCAGCTCGTCGAACAGGGCAAGCTCGATCTCGATGCGCCTGCCAAGGTCTACGCCCCCGACATCGGCAAGCTGCAGGTGATCGAGGGCTTCGACGCCAAGGGCGAACCGAAATTACGCCCCCCGAAGCGCGATGTGACCACGCGCATGCTGATGGTTCACACCGCCGGCTTTGGTTACGATTTCTTCAGTCATACCTATAATCGACTGGCGCAGGAGAAGGGTCAGCCCAGCGTCATCACGTCTTCCAAGGCATCGCTGATGACCCCGCTTCTGTTTGATCCGGGTGACAAATGGGAATACGGAACCAATATCGACTGGTGCGGCCAGATCGTCGAGGCCATCACCGGAAAGCGGCTCGGCGAGGTGTTCAAGACGCGCATTTTCGACCCCCTTGGAATGAATGACACGAGCTTCGACCTCACGGATGCGATGCGCAGCAAGCTCGCCGGGGTTCATGCAAGAGGCCCCGATGGCTCGCTCACGCCGATGGACTTCGAGCTTCCCGCCAATCCTGAAGTTCACATGGGCGGCCATGGCCTTTACGCCACCGTCGGCGATTACATGCGCTTCATCCGCATGTGGCTCAACGATGGTGTGGGCGACAATGGCCGCGTGCTGAAGCCTGAGACCGTGCGCATGGCGGCGCAGAACCACCTGGGCGACACGAAGGTGACGGCGCTTCCGGGAGTCATTCCCTCGCTGTCCAATGACGCGGAGTTCTTCCCGGGCCAGTCGAAGTCCTGGGCGCTGACGTTCATGATCAACGACGAACAGGCCCCGACGGGACGTCCGGCCGGTGCTCTCGGTTGGGCCGGCCTCGCCAATCTCTTCTACTGGATCGACCGGGCGAACGGGTTCGGTGGATTCTGGGCCACACAAATTCTGCCGTTCGGCGATCCGGCTTCGTTCGTCGGCTACATGAACTTCGAAACGGCGTTCTACGACAGCCTGAAGCTGCGAAAGGCAGGCTGA